The stretch of DNA AGCTGAACTCTGCATCAGTCTCTGATGAAACCATACAGAAACCAGCAGGATTTGATATTATATTTCCTGGGATGATTGAGTATGCTAGAGATTTGAATCTTGTGATTCCATTGGGCTCAGAAATCGTGGATGCCATGATACTGAAACGAGATTTTGATCTTAGAAGGTTATATTATACTCCTGGTCTTTTATTTGCATACTCAGACGAAGCTGAATTATTTTCATGTACACAAGTCTTCATTTGAACaagttttgttgatttaataTTTGATGACTGATAGTGAAAGATTTTCAAAGGGAAAAAAAGCATATCTGGCCTATGTTTTAGAGGGAACAAGGAAGCTACAAGATTGGAATCTGATCGTTAAATACCAGAAGAAAAATGGGTCACTGTTTGATTCTCCAGCAACAACAGCAGCCGCATTTACTCAGTTTGGAAATGATGGTTGTCTCCGTTATCTCTGTTCTCTCCTTCAGAGATTTGAGGCTGCAGGTATATCTATTAACATGGCTATCATTTCCGTTGTACGTTGTATCTAAAAATTTCCACTGCTAATAAGTTTGCTTATCATTCAGTTCCCACAGTTTATCCATCTGATCAATATGCACGCCTTAGTATAATCGACACTCTTGAAAGCTTAGGAATTGATAGGGatttcaaaaaagaaatcaaaagccTATTGGATGAAACCTATAGGTAAAAATCAGCGAATATTGAAACTTGTTGTGATGGTTTTTTAGTTTAACGGTagctttattttatatattcatgatTTTTGGAAGCTATCATTGACCAATAAACAGATACTGGCTGTGTGGGGATGAAGAAATATGTTTGGACTTGACCACTTGTGCTTTGGCTTTCCGATTATTGCTTGCTCATGGCTATGACGTGTCTTACGGTGAAATGACCTCTTTCTTTCGGATGCATATAGCCTAGTTTTGAGTAATGTGCATGTCCGTGTAATATGCTGATACGCTGTGTTTGTTGCAGATCCTCTAAAACCATTTGCAGAAGAATCTGGTTTCTCTGATACTTTGGAAGGATATCTTAAGGATACGTTTTCTGTGTTAGAATTATTTAAGGCTGCCCAAAGTTATCCACATGAGTCAGCTTTGAAGAAGCAGTGTTCTTGGACTATACAATATCTAGAGATGGAATTGTCTAACTGGCTTAAGACCTCTGTTCGAGATAAATACCTCAAGAAAGAGGTACATAATCTCTTTTACTTATCTATCTTCCTCTTTTACTTATCTATCTTTCTGAGAATCTTATCTTTTTCAGGTTGAGGATGCTCTTGGTTTTCCCTCCTATGCAAGCCTAGAAAGATTAGATCATAGGAGAAAACTGCTCAATGGTTGCGTTGTTGAAAACACCAGAGTCACAAAAACCTCATACCGGTAAAAACTTAAGTTCATTTCGTTGTAGCTTGCGTTCTTTGGCATACTCAGCTTCCATTAAACAACATTCTTATAAGGACATCAACTAtcattcttgatttcttctgtgTTCTAGTTTGCACAATATATGCAGCTCTGATATCCTGAAGTTAGCTGTAAATGACTTCAATTTCTGCCAGTCCATACACCGGGAAGAAATGGAACATCTTGATAGGTGCACTCCCAGCTAAGCTTTTTGATTCATTTAACCTTCTTGCATAAGCTAACTAGTTTTACTTATATAACCACACACTTGAACGAGTTCACGTCATGGCTTCAGGTGCtacttttatttgttatatgagCATATTCATTTGTCTATAATGCTGCTCACCAACTTGCAGGTGGATTGTGGAGAATAGATTGCAGGAACTGAGATTTGCTAGACAGAAGCTGGCTTACTGTTACTTTTCTGGGGCTGCAACTTTATTTTCTCCAGAACTATCTGATGCCCGTATATCTTGGGCCAAAGGTGGAGTACTTACAACGGTTGTAGATGACTTCTTTGATGTTGGAGGGTCCAAAGAAGAACTAGAAAAGCTCATACACTTGGTCG from Camelina sativa cultivar DH55 chromosome 9, Cs, whole genome shotgun sequence encodes:
- the LOC104714240 gene encoding ent-kaur-16-ene synthase, chloroplastic-like, producing the protein MSINLRSSSGCSSRISATSEKRLEAVQRTRSNNVSFEQTKEKIRKMLDKVELSVSAYDTSWVAMVPSPSSSSQNAPLFPQCVKWLLENQHEDGSWGLDDNHDHQSLKKDVLSSTLASILALKKWGAGERQINKGLQFIELNSASVSDETIQKPAGFDIIFPGMIEYARDLNLVIPLGSEIVDAMILKRDFDLRSERFSKGKKAYLAYVLEGTRKLQDWNLIVKYQKKNGSLFDSPATTAAAFTQFGNDGCLRYLCSLLQRFEAAVPTVYPSDQYARLSIIDTLESLGIDRDFKKEIKSLLDETYRYWLCGDEEICLDLTTCALAFRLLLAHGYDVSYDPLKPFAEESGFSDTLEGYLKDTFSVLELFKAAQSYPHESALKKQCSWTIQYLEMELSNWLKTSVRDKYLKKEVEDALGFPSYASLERLDHRRKLLNGCVVENTRVTKTSYRLHNICSSDILKLAVNDFNFCQSIHREEMEHLDRWIVENRLQELRFARQKLAYCYFSGAATLFSPELSDARISWAKGGVLTTVVDDFFDVGGSKEELEKLIHLVEKWDLNGVPEYCSEHVEIIFSVLRDTILETGDKAFTYQGRTVTHHIVKIWLDLLKSMLREAEWSSNESTPSLEDYMKNAYISFALGPIILPATYLIGPPLSEKTVDSHQYNQLYKLVSTMGRLLNDIQGFKRECKEGKLNAVSLHMEHERNSRSKDEIIESMKGLAERKREELHKLVLEEKGSVVPRECKEVFLKMSKVLNLFYRKDDGFTSHNLMSVVKSVIYEPITLQDESLT